The Salvia miltiorrhiza cultivar Shanhuang (shh) chromosome 1, IMPLAD_Smil_shh, whole genome shotgun sequence genome has a window encoding:
- the LOC131006122 gene encoding uncharacterized protein LOC131006122, which yields MQSLVHDAFGVPHEDGYTQDHTTSIDAEIANGQAGEFYKLIDASQQQLYEGCEKFSKLSFIIRLLHLKYLGRLSNKVFDMLLQLLTEAFPNAMDGLPKSYYESEKLMKELGLGYEKIDVCPNDCTLYWGMNERRISCDTCHELRWRTSNKDTTGEKRKIAQKVLWYFSLKPRLQRLFMSAKTASHMRWHAEGRTKDGYMRHPADSPAWSTFDSLHPDFAKECRNVRLGLASDGINPFKNMSVSHSTWPVILIPYNLPPWMCMKEPYFMLSLLIPGPLAPGNDIDIYLQPLIVEIKDLWELGVETYDASKKQNFQLRASLLWTISDFPGYGYLSGWTTQGEFACPVCNRQTHSIRLKNGGKHCYMGHRKFLPKEHEFRKNKRLFDGTAEYGEAPQPLSGDMVMDELKDFSILFGKLIKDKPKFLNWKKKIIFFELPYWKDIFFELPYWKDNVVEPRFHAYREKYL from the coding sequence ATGCAGAGTTTGGTTCATGATGCTTTTGGAGTTCCACATGAAGATGGATATACTCAAGATCACACTACTTCGATAGATGCAGAGATTGCTAATGGGCAAGCAGGAGAATTTTACAAGTTAATTGATGCTTCACAACAACAGTTATATGAAGGATGTGAGAAATTTTCAAAACTATCGTTCATAATCCGTTTGCTACACTTAAAGTATCTTGGGAGATTGAGCAATAAGGTGTTTGATATGTTGTTGCAATTATTAACAGAAGCCTTTCCAAATGCCATGGATGGTCTACCGAAGTCTTATTATGAATCTGAAAAATTGATGAAAGAACTAGGGCTTGGTTATGAGAAAATTGATGTTTGTCCGAATGATTGCACTTTATATTGGGGGATGAATGAAAGAAGAATTTCATGTGACACATGCCATGAGCTAAGATGGCGTACTTCTAATAAAGATACTACGGGTGAGAAAAGGAAGATTGCACAAAAGGTGTTGTGGTATTTTTCTCTCAAACCAAGGTTGCAAAGATTGTTCATGTCTGCGAAGACGGCTTCCCATATGAGATGGCACGCAGAAGGCCGTACGAAGGATGGGTATATGAGACATCCCGCTGATTCCCCAGCATGGAGCACTTTTGATAGCTTGCATCCTGATTTTGCTAAGGAATGTCGCAATGTTCGATTGGGATTAGCATCTGATGGAATTAATCCATTCAAAAATATGAGTGTGTCACACAGCACATGGCCTGTTATACTGATTCCTTATAACCTTCCTCCATGGATGTGCATGAAAGAACCCTACTTTATGTTATCTCTATTGATTCCTGGTCCATTAGCACCTGGGAACGATATTGATATTTATTTGCAACCTCTAATTGTTGAGATAAAGGATTTGTGGGAACTAGGAGTTGAAACGTATGACGCATCAAAAAAGCAAAATTTTCAGTTACGTGCTTCACTACTATGGACAATTAGTGATTTTCCAGGATATGGATATTTGTCGGGATGGACTACCCAAGGGGAATTTGCATGCCCAGTTTGTAATAGACAAACTCATTCAATTAGATTGAAAAATGGTGGAAAGCATTGCTATATGGGTCATCGAAAGTTTCTACCCAAAGAACATGAGTTTCGGAAGAACAAACGACTCTTTGATGGCACGGCTGAGTATGGAGAAGCACCGCAACCATTATCAGGTGATATGGTGATGGATGAACTAAAAGACTTCTCAATTTTATTTGGTAAGCTGATTAAAGATAAACCAAAGTTTTTGAACTGGAAAAAGAAGATTATATTTTTTGAGTTGCCATACTGGAAAGATATATTTTTTGAGTTGCCATACTGGAAAGATAATGTTGTGGAACCTAGATTTCATGCATACAGAGAAAAATATTTGTGA